The Nisaea sediminum genome window below encodes:
- the lipB gene encoding lipoyl(octanoyl) transferase LipB yields the protein MDVEWRVSDRPVAYPEAVAEMEARAAAIRDGSAPELVWLLEHPPLYTAGTSANAADLLQPDRFPVYEAGRGGQYTYHGPGQRVAYVLLDLKARKPDVRAFVQALEDWVIRTLAAFNVKGERRDGRVGIWVTRGDIGAPKKEDKIAAIGVRVRRWVSFHGISINVEPELSHFEGIVPCGISEHGVTSLHNLGQLASMPEVDMALRESFEGVFGPESAFARQPSAVSAAGA from the coding sequence ATGGACGTTGAATGGCGGGTATCTGACCGGCCGGTCGCCTATCCGGAAGCGGTGGCCGAAATGGAAGCCCGCGCGGCGGCCATTCGCGACGGCAGTGCGCCGGAGCTTGTCTGGCTGCTGGAACACCCGCCGCTCTACACCGCCGGCACCAGCGCCAACGCCGCCGACCTGCTGCAGCCGGACCGCTTCCCGGTCTATGAGGCCGGGCGCGGAGGCCAGTATACCTATCATGGCCCCGGGCAGCGGGTGGCCTATGTCCTGCTCGACCTGAAGGCCCGCAAGCCCGATGTCCGCGCCTTCGTCCAGGCGCTGGAGGATTGGGTGATCCGGACGCTCGCCGCCTTCAACGTCAAAGGCGAACGACGCGACGGGCGCGTCGGCATCTGGGTTACGCGCGGAGACATCGGCGCGCCGAAGAAGGAGGACAAGATCGCCGCCATCGGCGTCCGCGTGCGGCGCTGGGTGTCCTTTCACGGGATCTCGATCAATGTCGAGCCGGAGCTCTCGCACTTCGAGGGCATCGTTCCCTGCGGCATCTCGGAACACGGCGTGACCAGTCTGCACAACCTCGGTCAGCTCGCCTCCATGCCGGAGGTCGACATGGCGCTCCGCGAGTCCTTCGAAGGGGTTTTCGGGCCTGAGAGCGCGTTCGCACGCCAGCCGTCAGCGGTGTCTGCCGCCGGTGCCTGA
- a CDS encoding NADP-dependent malic enzyme yields MAEGLKEAALYFHKYPRPGKLTVEATKPLATQRDLSLAYSPGVAYACTAIAEDPSEVRNLTARGNLVAVVTNGTAVLGLGNIGPLASKPVMEGKAVLFKKFAYIDVFDLEVDALEVDKFCDVVAALEPTFGGINLEDIKAPECFEIEEKLRARMNIPVFHDDQHGTAIIVAAAILSGLRCVDKKMEDIKLVTSGAGAAALACLKLLVTMGVKYENIFVTDIDGVVYKGRSAMNPHLEPFARETEARKLGEVIDGADVFLGLSAPGVLKQDMVKKMAPRPLVLALANPDPEITPEDVRDVRPDAVICTGRSDYPNQVNNVLCFPYIFRGALDVGATTINEEMKIAAVEAIADLAQQEVSDVVASAYGGEAPSFGPEYLIPKPFDPRLILEIAPRVAKAAMDSGVATMPLEDFGWYHEKLSQFVYRSGQVMRPMALAAKKDPKRVAFAEGEEDRILRAAQTVLDEGIARPILIGRGAVIAQKIEELHLRMKPGVDIEIVDMQNDDRLDSFADTYHDMMARRGVSPDRARQIMRNRPTAISSVMVCRGEADAGICGAIGRWRDHLLEVIDVIGPRPGVHRCAALSLLIMPQGPVFILDTHVNPKPSASDLIEMVGLAATEVRSFGIEPKVALLSHSNFGSSNLESAVRMRESVAGLKKAYPDIEIEGEMHADAAMSESIRERAFPKAGLTGAANLLVMPSIDAANISFNLLKTLGRGLSVGPMLLGTAYPMHILTSSVTVRGIVNLATVAVVDAQAHHSARARKG; encoded by the coding sequence GTGGCTGAAGGACTGAAGGAAGCAGCACTCTATTTCCATAAGTATCCGAGGCCCGGAAAGCTGACGGTCGAAGCGACCAAGCCTCTGGCCACGCAGCGCGACCTGTCGCTCGCCTATTCCCCGGGCGTTGCCTATGCCTGCACCGCGATCGCCGAGGATCCTTCCGAAGTTCGCAACCTCACCGCCCGCGGCAATCTGGTTGCCGTGGTCACCAACGGCACGGCGGTGCTCGGTCTCGGGAATATCGGGCCGCTCGCCTCCAAGCCGGTGATGGAGGGCAAGGCGGTCCTGTTCAAGAAATTCGCCTATATCGATGTGTTCGACCTCGAGGTCGACGCGCTTGAGGTCGACAAGTTCTGCGACGTCGTCGCGGCGCTCGAGCCGACCTTCGGCGGCATCAATCTCGAGGACATCAAGGCGCCGGAATGCTTCGAGATCGAGGAGAAGCTCCGCGCCAGGATGAACATTCCGGTCTTCCATGACGATCAGCACGGCACCGCGATCATCGTCGCGGCGGCGATTCTGAGCGGCCTGCGCTGCGTCGACAAGAAGATGGAGGACATCAAGCTGGTCACCTCCGGCGCCGGCGCGGCCGCGCTGGCCTGCCTGAAGCTGCTGGTGACCATGGGGGTCAAGTACGAGAACATCTTCGTCACCGACATCGACGGCGTGGTCTACAAGGGCCGCTCGGCGATGAACCCGCATCTGGAGCCCTTCGCCCGGGAGACCGAGGCCCGCAAGCTGGGCGAGGTGATCGACGGTGCCGACGTGTTCCTCGGACTGTCGGCGCCGGGGGTCCTGAAGCAGGACATGGTCAAGAAGATGGCGCCGAGGCCGCTGGTCCTCGCGCTCGCCAACCCCGACCCGGAAATCACCCCGGAAGATGTCCGCGATGTGCGTCCCGATGCGGTGATCTGTACCGGGCGCTCGGACTATCCGAATCAGGTGAACAACGTTCTCTGCTTCCCCTACATCTTCCGAGGCGCACTCGATGTCGGCGCGACGACGATCAACGAGGAGATGAAGATCGCCGCGGTCGAGGCGATCGCCGATCTGGCCCAACAGGAAGTCTCGGATGTGGTCGCGAGCGCCTATGGTGGTGAAGCGCCGTCCTTCGGGCCCGAATATTTGATCCCGAAACCGTTCGATCCGCGCCTGATTCTCGAAATCGCGCCCCGCGTCGCGAAGGCGGCGATGGACAGCGGCGTCGCCACCATGCCGCTCGAGGATTTCGGCTGGTACCACGAGAAGCTCAGCCAGTTCGTCTACCGCTCCGGCCAGGTGATGCGGCCGATGGCGCTCGCGGCGAAAAAGGACCCGAAGAGGGTGGCGTTCGCCGAAGGGGAAGAGGACCGTATCCTGCGTGCCGCCCAGACGGTACTCGACGAGGGAATCGCCCGGCCGATTCTCATCGGGCGCGGCGCCGTGATCGCGCAGAAAATCGAGGAACTGCATCTCAGGATGAAGCCTGGCGTCGATATCGAGATCGTCGATATGCAGAATGACGACCGGCTCGACAGCTTCGCCGACACCTATCACGACATGATGGCGCGCCGAGGGGTCTCGCCGGACCGAGCCCGCCAGATCATGCGGAACCGGCCGACGGCAATCTCGTCGGTCATGGTTTGCCGCGGCGAAGCGGATGCCGGTATCTGCGGCGCGATCGGCCGCTGGCGCGACCATCTGCTCGAGGTCATTGACGTGATCGGGCCGCGTCCCGGCGTACACCGGTGCGCGGCGCTGAGTCTCCTGATCATGCCGCAGGGGCCGGTTTTCATCCTCGACACGCACGTCAATCCGAAGCCGTCGGCGTCCGATCTTATCGAGATGGTCGGGCTGGCGGCGACGGAAGTCCGCAGCTTCGGGATCGAGCCGAAGGTGGCCTTGCTGTCCCATTCCAATTTCGGCTCCTCGAACCTGGAATCGGCGGTCCGAATGCGGGAGTCCGTCGCTGGCTTGAAGAAGGCCTACCCGGACATCGAGATCGAGGGCGAAATGCATGCCGACGCCGCGATGTCCGAATCGATCCGCGAGCGCGCCTTCCCGAAAGCGGGTCTGACAGGTGCTGCGAACCTGCTCGTCATGCCGAGCATCGATGCGGCGAACATCTCGTTCAACCTGCTGAAGACGCTCGGACGCGGGCTTTCCGTCGGGCCGATGCTGCTCGGGACCGCCTATCCCATGCATATCCTGACCTCGTCGGTCACGGTGCGCGGGATCGTGAATTTGGCGACCGTCGCGGTCGTCGACGCTCAGGCACATCACAGCGCACGCGCCAGAAAGGGATAG
- the mgtE gene encoding magnesium transporter yields the protein MAVDSPNGPEAPDEPVAATESEKLSNAGQKAEKARRAKRKQKKLKRKIRHLEQELAVYDSVAASKLYGLTPELEREVAQALSEDNPRQLYRLVRPLHAADHADLIERYSGKARERLVTVLGRYFDPETLTYLDDRVREEVIPLLDEEVLRAAFQKLESDDAVGILGELDEEDQARLLDSLPERDRAIVEEGLTYEEESAGRLMQRELVTVPEHWTVGQTIDFLRTNAALPNSFYDIFVIDPARRPLGKLSLSRLLRSKRPVLVEDIMQTDFHRVPVVMDQEDVALLFRQYGLVSAPVVDANDRLLGMITVDDVVDVMNEEAEEDILRLGGVANDDLHGSLFSTTRSRFSWLAVNLVTAVVASGVIGAFETTIEKIVALAVLMPIVASMGGNAGTQTLTVAVRALSMRELSSTNALKFVLKEMTVGSLNGIMFALIAAAVCWAWFGDPQIAAVLAFAMLINLFVAGLSGTLIPITLERFKIDPAVASTVFLTTVTDVVGFFTFLGLAAVFLM from the coding sequence ATGGCGGTCGACAGCCCGAACGGACCGGAGGCGCCGGACGAGCCCGTGGCCGCGACCGAATCGGAAAAGCTGTCCAATGCCGGTCAGAAGGCCGAGAAGGCGCGCCGGGCGAAACGCAAGCAGAAGAAGCTCAAGCGCAAGATCCGCCATCTCGAACAGGAGCTGGCGGTTTATGACAGCGTCGCCGCCTCGAAGCTCTACGGCCTGACGCCGGAGCTTGAGCGCGAGGTCGCACAGGCGCTTTCCGAAGACAATCCGCGTCAGCTCTACCGACTGGTCCGCCCGCTCCACGCTGCCGACCATGCGGACCTGATCGAGCGCTATTCGGGCAAGGCCCGGGAGCGGCTCGTTACGGTCCTGGGGCGCTACTTCGATCCCGAGACCCTGACCTATCTCGACGACCGGGTGCGCGAAGAGGTCATCCCGCTGCTCGACGAGGAAGTCCTTCGCGCCGCCTTCCAGAAACTCGAATCGGACGATGCGGTCGGAATTCTCGGGGAACTGGATGAAGAGGATCAGGCGCGGCTGCTCGATTCTCTGCCGGAGCGCGATCGGGCGATCGTCGAAGAGGGCCTCACATATGAAGAGGAATCCGCTGGGCGTCTGATGCAGCGTGAGCTGGTGACCGTGCCGGAGCACTGGACGGTCGGCCAGACTATCGACTTCCTGCGTACCAATGCGGCGCTGCCGAACTCCTTCTACGACATCTTCGTCATAGATCCGGCCCGCCGCCCGCTCGGCAAGCTGTCGCTGAGCCGGTTGCTCCGGAGCAAACGGCCGGTGCTCGTCGAGGACATCATGCAGACCGACTTCCACCGGGTTCCGGTGGTGATGGACCAGGAAGACGTGGCGCTGCTGTTCCGCCAGTACGGTCTCGTTTCGGCGCCGGTGGTTGACGCGAACGACCGGCTGCTCGGCATGATTACGGTGGATGACGTCGTCGACGTCATGAACGAGGAGGCGGAGGAGGACATTCTGCGCCTCGGCGGTGTCGCGAACGACGACCTGCACGGTAGTCTCTTCAGCACCACGCGCAGCCGGTTTTCCTGGCTGGCAGTGAATCTGGTGACTGCCGTCGTCGCCTCCGGTGTGATCGGCGCCTTCGAGACCACGATCGAGAAGATCGTGGCGCTCGCGGTCCTGATGCCGATCGTCGCCTCGATGGGCGGCAATGCCGGCACCCAGACCCTGACCGTTGCCGTCCGCGCGCTGTCCATGCGCGAGCTGAGCTCGACCAACGCGCTTAAGTTCGTGCTGAAGGAAATGACCGTCGGTTCGCTGAACGGGATCATGTTCGCGCTCATCGCCGCTGCGGTCTGCTGGGCCTGGTTCGGCGACCCCCAGATCGCCGCGGTCCTTGCCTTCGCCATGCTGATCAATCTTTTCGTCGCCGGGCTCTCCGGCACGCTGATTCCGATCACCCTCGAGCGCTTCAAGATCGACCCGGCGGTGGCCTCGACCGTGTTCCTGACCACGGTCACGGACGTGGTCGGGTTTTTCACATTCCTCGGACTCGCTGCCGTCTTCCTTATGTAG
- a CDS encoding MerR family transcriptional regulator, translating into MLKEITTADLAREFDLTTRAIRHYEAIGLIAPSRRGRTRIFSQRDRVRLGLIARGRRLGLALEEIREIIDLYDAERGEERQILLLLGKLRARRAKLQEQVRELTAILEELDAVEASCIQTLTDLSKDGND; encoded by the coding sequence ATGCTAAAGGAAATCACCACGGCGGATCTTGCGCGCGAGTTCGACCTGACCACCAGGGCGATCCGCCATTATGAAGCCATTGGCCTGATCGCGCCATCGCGGCGCGGCCGGACTCGGATCTTCAGTCAGCGCGACCGGGTGCGCCTTGGGCTCATCGCACGCGGACGAAGGCTGGGCCTCGCACTCGAGGAAATCCGGGAGATCATCGACCTCTACGATGCGGAACGCGGGGAGGAACGGCAGATCCTGCTGCTCCTCGGCAAGTTGCGCGCGCGGCGCGCGAAGCTGCAGGAGCAGGTGCGGGAGCTGACTGCTATTCTCGAGGAGCTCGATGCCGTCGAGGCGAGTTGCATTCAGACATTGACGGATCTGTCCAAAGACGGAAATGATTGA
- a CDS encoding acylphosphatase: MSEHVPRVTVRVVISGRVQGVWYRGWTVKEASEAGLDGWVRNRSDGTVEAVFSGPSARVDAMIEACRSGPPAARVTGIACFDDTDPPAQSGFQQRPTL, encoded by the coding sequence ATGAGCGAACATGTTCCCAGGGTAACCGTGCGGGTGGTGATCTCCGGTCGGGTTCAGGGCGTGTGGTATCGTGGCTGGACGGTCAAGGAAGCGAGCGAGGCAGGGCTCGACGGCTGGGTCCGCAATCGCAGCGACGGGACGGTGGAGGCGGTATTCTCGGGGCCGTCCGCGCGCGTGGACGCCATGATCGAGGCCTGCCGCAGCGGCCCGCCGGCGGCACGGGTGACCGGGATTGCGTGTTTCGACGACACGGACCCTCCCGCCCAGTCCGGTTTCCAGCAAAGACCGACACTCTAG